A genomic segment from Deinococcus humi encodes:
- a CDS encoding methylamine utilization protein MauJ gives MTVPFQEGRPHPSSAGSEGPYAVMITLMHPTMSIFGTALMHHPGGIMGDSLLVLDQAFEVTGVTPRGAHQFQLLPNGQGRLGMVKLIVRASDLHTAERQAMEVAQPFLSLLAATQNVPLSVHAVTTVEQDTGVIALSAGLAGKEKRLSLEGFSPLPVVTDEQIANVFSAYREALGAQDPFQKIISLWRVFEGLKSVRQTMLQAVPAQERETVLRRGKLPTSIETVPERYRDGVDDATLTRVLGKSHQAAVEQFTSEYRDAVAHLTLKPDRDGTPRPVRTADTWSDVMACWNVAQLLEYVLREFLKETIGMHPQYRSLTFD, from the coding sequence ATGACCGTTCCTTTCCAGGAGGGCCGCCCGCACCCTTCGTCCGCCGGAAGCGAAGGGCCATACGCCGTGATGATCACCTTGATGCACCCCACCATGTCCATTTTCGGCACGGCCCTCATGCATCATCCTGGCGGCATCATGGGCGACAGCCTCCTCGTGCTGGACCAGGCGTTTGAGGTCACGGGCGTGACGCCGCGAGGTGCCCACCAATTCCAGCTTCTCCCGAATGGCCAGGGCCGTCTGGGCATGGTGAAGCTCATCGTCCGTGCCTCAGACCTCCACACTGCCGAACGGCAGGCGATGGAGGTGGCACAGCCGTTCCTGAGTTTGCTGGCGGCCACACAGAACGTGCCCCTGAGCGTCCATGCGGTCACGACAGTGGAGCAGGACACCGGGGTGATCGCCCTCAGTGCCGGACTGGCCGGCAAGGAAAAGCGCCTAAGCCTCGAAGGGTTCTCCCCGTTACCGGTAGTGACCGATGAACAGATAGCCAACGTGTTCAGCGCCTACCGTGAAGCGCTGGGGGCCCAGGATCCCTTCCAGAAAATCATCAGCCTCTGGCGAGTGTTCGAGGGGTTGAAGAGTGTCCGGCAGACGATGCTTCAGGCCGTTCCGGCGCAAGAACGCGAGACGGTCTTGCGCAGAGGGAAACTGCCCACGTCCATCGAGACAGTGCCGGAGCGCTACCGGGACGGGGTAGACGATGCCACGCTCACGCGTGTGCTTGGAAAGTCGCATCAGGCAGCGGTGGAGCAGTTCACCAGTGAGTATCGCGATGCCGTCGCACACCTGACACTCAAGCCCGACAGGGACGGTACCCCCAGGCCGGTGCGAACCGCCGACACGTGGAGTGACGTGATGGCCTGCTGGAACGTCGCCCAGCTGCTGGAATACGTGCTGCGGGAGTTCCTGAAAGAAACCATAGGTATGCATCCTCAATACAGGAGCTTGACGTTCGACTGA